The DNA window TCAGAAATCAGGTGGAGGACGTGTAACTTTAGGAAATGACTAAATGTCTCAAGTGCTTGGAATTggagatgtggatgcaaatttcttcctccttcttattggacaaaattgcacctacaaaacaattaacaccttagagtcaatgccaagagcctcacacgcccacgatgaatgggggggctttggctgaagaaactcttatgccaaagttagaatttagagagaaaaaatgtttagagagtttgtggaattttgcaagagtgttggaatgattttttgatgaatatgggagcctatttatagggataggccgGTCCCCTTCGGATAGGGAGTGGCCAGCCATTAGGTAGggttttttaggtttaattttggtttaattagccaacttattatgattaattggctaattaatcaTAAggggaatgttttggtggttatgAAATTAATTGGCTAGCTAATTAGTGTAATAAAAAgggagaaatgataaaaaaaaaatggtagaaAGTATGGTGGACTCCTTTTTGAATGGGGATGGCCGGCCTTTGAGTTGTTTTTGGAGTTGAATGAATGATTTAATTGACAATTAGGGGATTGATTAGgcaattaatcccttaattagtcaattattatgtttttaaaggaagattttaggaaatatgaaaggaatatattatttagctagaTTTAATTGACAATTAGGGGATTGATTAGgcaattaatcccttaattagtcaattattatgttTTTAAAGGAAgatttaggaaatatgaaaggaatatattatttagctaattgattagctaaataatgaaatggaataaattaggttttgggaattaccttatagaaatgATTtaatgaaataggctttaaattgttacctattttgggcacttttaacttggttgaaagagggttgcccgtaggaacctcgttgtaccgctagggtatttttgtcatttttgtccaaaaatccacgtgtcgccttgtgattatttttagctccacaaatgcccccacacctgttgggctgcttgcaGAAAAGGGtaacaggtgtagagattttcttgcctTAGGAAACTTTGAattgtttccctttttttgtgatgattctctcttttaatgggaaattagatccttctaggaaaagaaaataaatcccTCTCAAAGTTTAtgtaagtccaccttaagtggattattaaatcaattttttgagAGAAACTTATTTCACCCTACAAGCGAGagaaagcttagaggatatttattCCTCCTCCTCTAGccatcttctacatcttgcccatgCAAAGGATCGTCTTTCGTTGCATGCTTCGTCTTCTCGTTGTTTctaggtaagaaaaatttaatttttctgtctTCATAATTTTCTTAGAAGTCTTAGGACTTGAAATTGGCTCTCCAGGGGTCGAGGAgactttgaaatttttttttaaaagccaTGGGTTGTGGAGTGCAGTAGGGTGGCTAGGTTCGGCTCGGGCTATGGGGGAGAAAATGATGTGGGGCGCCTGCCCCCTGTCAGTCAAATATGGGCCTCGGGGCATTTGggtcgagaagaaagaaattGGGGAGCCAGCACAGGCAGGGCTCCctgctttgccttttttttttttattattgggCCCTTGCCCTAGGGAGGAATGAAGGGCTGAATGCCCTCTTGGATTTGGGGGCCTCTGTGTTGtgccttccccccccccccctttttttttttttgccgagagctgcttttttccttttttttttttttttttttttaacaactctTTAACAAATATTCCTTGTACTTTTGTAGAATTTTCAAGCATGTCTTCCTCAAgccacaagaatgatgatggtgtgccGCCGTTGTACAGTCAAGGCGGGTCTTTAAGCAAGGTTGGCGACTTTAAGGCTGCTCACTTCAAGATTAGCTTCGACGACTTGTTCAGGGACTTCCTCGAGGCATACTGGCATGTCATTCCGTCGGGAGTACGTGTGAAGCAAGTTAAGGATGGTAGCAGCCGGGAACCATGCAGTGGAACTCGGAGAGCCATCAAGTTCCACCCCTATTATTTTGTGTTAGGGTTTACTTTCCCTATGCagcgtttcttccaagaagtgctttGCTCCATAAGATGTGCCCCCGCCCAATGTTCCCCGAACACAGTCCATGTGATGGTGGGATTCCACAATCTaagccaattctttgacttaGATCTAACCGTTAAcgaattttggtatttctttgacATAGGTCACATTGACAAAGTTGGGCAACTGTGGTCTCGCCATAAGCTTTTTGATAACTCGAGCAAGAGAGATCATGACCAGGCCaaagagactttggagataagtggagaatggGAGTCTGATTCTTCCCCCGAGTTGCGTGTACCAACTGTCTTCATATCTAGTAAACAGGCTGCTTAATCTTCTCGGCTACTTTGTTGTAGTGCCAACTTACACTTCAATTTTCTGATTGTCtttcgttgtttttttttttgtagattcgGAATTCAGCTTAACACCTAAGGTTTTTCCGAACATAAAGAAAGTACATGTCGTTCTGGGGTATCCCTTCCGAATATCATGAGTGGCGTTgtctgcttagtcctcttcgtaGGGAAAAAAGTGGGCTACCTCCAAAAGAGGAGATAAAACGGATCAAAGCAGATGCGATGGCTCGTCCTATCACTGTGATGGAGCCTGCTATCAATAaaggtgggaaaaagaaacattccTCGCCTACTCAAGAGATGCTTGCTGAAAAGAAACCGAAGACTGATCGCGGGGATTTTTCGGCTGCTCAAGAAATACCTGTTGAGAAGAAACCGAAGATTGCTTCTGCTGCTCGCGAGGGTTCATCAACTGTTCTTAAtattgtgattgacttgacttcctCTAAGGGCGAGAAAGAAAGAACTGCTATATTTATGCCGGTAACGCCTATTGCTCCGAAGGCTGCTACCTCGATTGCTGAAAGGATTACCCAGCGCAGAAGTTCCTTCGTGCCTCCAATGCCGAAGTTTGTGCCAAAGCGTTCGTCTAGAGCTAAGTCTGgctcacctttggagaggcttgctattatgaagagtgacAAGGTGCCCCTGCCTACTAAAGTGGTGCCAAAACCTGCTTCATCCGTTGCTGCAAGCAACTCGTCTGCTGATAAGAAGGAAACTGCTTGTTCATGCAGGCTTGAAGAATCCACCAAGGCTGTTTCTTGGGAAGTTGCTAAGATTTGCACGCTTTTAAAGCCAAATCTACTTGAAGACATGGATttatgtgccaagtttgttgatggggTCAATGAGGTTATTGGTCCGAGTATTTTCACGAAGCACACATCCGAGTATAGGAAGATTGCTCTGCTAGCCATGATGTAGAAAACAACAATTTTGGCAGCCAAGTCCATGTTCCTTGACCAAGAGAAAACCAAGGCtgctaaagagatggcaagaactATGGCTACCAAAGCTTACTCATCGGTCGAAAAAAATCAGGAAATTAGAATCTGAGCTTGCTGCTTTTAAGGGATCTAATATTTatgcccccacttctctgcagcttgaggcCACTCACCAAGAGATTATGgttttgaagactaggcttgatgtAATCCAAGTGAAGTACGAAAATGCAGAGAAAGAAATCGAAGGTTACATACCtcaaattcaagatcttgagcgttTCATCTCTGAATTCCGctccgctgcttatgcaaaggatgaagaattaATCGCTGCttacaaccaagtgatccaTTTCAAAAAGGTCGTTGATAGGCTTGAGCcacaagtgttggaacttcagagtgctttgaagaaCAACGACAATCTGAAAAAAGAAATTGAGAATTACAGCGGGTTCGTGATTCCCTGCTTgaggagaataagcagttgaAGGGTGAGAAGGCTGGGTTCGAAGCTTCACTTACTCAAAGTTaagccgatttctacaagctgggcTATGTAGATCATCTCTATAGGCGGCCGTCTGAGTTTGATTTTTCCGGTAAAGACTTTGAAACCTTCTTtatttctccagaagacttgctcacttttatttttgagtcttctatcggtgaagtagttggagaagttggtgcccaggctaGGGCAGCCGAGGGTAAAGAGCCGGAGGATGCTGCTACTGAGAACATcaaggctgctgaaggtgtgacgaccgagtagtcgtgaaATGTCCAAGCTATTGAAgaatagtcttctaggtagcctttaggattttctttgttttcctttgttacttttgcttgaactccttcggtatttgctaattgtttatcaattttgctagaaaatttaataaacttgctttttttgcttttctccatcttcgcttctttttgTCTATGCCTTAACCTTTAGACCttatagaccagtggcaagcgtgctacttttctataagcaggtattggtgtagaacttttgcaaagttaTTTAACTATAGGGTTGGTAGCcgaatgccttacttacagaagcagacgaatccgcgtaaccactaggttgttaaccttggatctttccaattccgtaggttgtgtagcaagtatcacaacactttaggacttggtgtaggttattCTGTgtttggcagaggtgaagcttattgactacgtagcatgtcggtagTGGATAAAATCTTCGTGTatgcacgctagcttgtttaacctttcacaagaatgtgcggttgcataagtctagcatggttttactgctcgaagggcaagccgtaggtagTCTTCCAGAAattcgtaggctaccttagtgcactcggtagcagctttaggtttcCAGGGCAGCCGCCTGTTgggtgtactgcgtaatgtgcccctccgtctctagggcccggttccctgcGAATTTAGGCCaaaagacccaaaatccttcaattagctaagccttgaaaaagaccattgtggctacttctaggaatcccggtgcaagccatcgtgcatctaattatactagggcagccaggctcatccacgtctggatattcagagtgtTGAGTTTATCCTCCTGTTTTAGAGAGCATGGTTGGCCCTTCGGGGGATGCAATTCTTACGGTGAGTCCCAGAAAGGGGTGCGATCTTCTTTTGAACTGCAGGAAAGATAAGTTGTTGTAGACATGTAGTCGAGCCAAGTTGCAAATTacttcttaattttttattgaaaaatgaacaaaatgaACGAAACTTAGTTGTAAAAGACTGCATGATGACTGGATATTCCTCGACTTGCGAGATGGTGCCcgttgagctgcttgagtcttcgggtcttTATATAGTGGGAAGTCACACATGGTATTTCCTcaaattgtaggcgttccattgCTTCTCGATCTCTTTGTCATTCATGGTGGTAAAGGTGTAGTTACCCTTACTGCCTACTTttctgatcttgtacggaccttcccagataggATCTATCTTTTTCGAGCCTTCTATGCGGGCAGTGATGAAAgcctttcttaggactagatctctgggttggaactgccggatctttgCCCTTTTATTATAGCTAGAAATGAGCTGTTGCTGGTAAActgcgatgcgggtgatggtTTGTTCGCGCCTctcttctgccagatctaagtttGTAGCCATCTCTTCactgttctgctcaatgcttggcagtagagtgttgatgcttggcacaatgatgttgggaggaatgattgctttcgaaccaaatgccaaaaagaaatgagtctcaccagtcgctcgtcttttggtggtgcgatatgcccataaacatctggggagttcatctggccattttccctttttgtcgATGAGGGATTTCTTAAGGCAATCGAGGAttgtcttgttggatgcttcgtcCTGCTCATTTCTTGAGGATATCTTAGCATGGACATGTGTTGTTTGATGTcgtacttttggaagaacttcgccaaatcttttccCACAAATTACGGGTCGTTGTCGGTGACGATTGACTGAGGGATGCAActcggcaaatgatgttcctccatatgaaacgCTATATGTCCATCTGAGTTATGGTCCTCATGGgttctgcttctacccatttggtgaagtagtcggttgccacaaTCATTATGCATCTGCCCCCAGTAGCAGGCGGCATAGGCCCTACCAGGTCAATCGCTCactgcatgaatggccaaggacTCGTCTATGGGTGTAGTTCGCTGGCAGGCAGTGCTGGTACCGGTTTGTAGCATTGGCAGCGGTCGCACTTTtatactaactccttagcatcttggtgcaaggtaggccagtagtagcctgcgttaagagccttctGTGCTAAAGATCGGCCTCCAAAGTGATTCCCACAAACGCCTTCATGGATTAAacttagaaccttcaagtcatcgaGAGGTGTTAGGCAACGGAGATGCGGTCCGGTCTAAGATCTTCGAACAAGAATGCCATTCCACGTATAGTAGCGTGCCGCCTTGATTTGGAGCTTTCTTGACTCTAATCTTTCGGTAGGGAGTGTGCCGCTGACCAAGTAgtctataatagaactttgccagttgggagttacactaacctgtgacacttcgGATGTCGGCTccatctctatgcttggcttgtctagatattccaccAGAATGGAGCATTTAAATTGGTGGTCGAGGGCGGAGCCTAAATCGGCTAGCGTATCTGCATGGGCATTGTCTGCCCgcggaacttgagtgagagtgtaTATCTAAAATGTCTCAAGCTGTTGGCGtactttctctaggtattgTGCCATCCTTGGGTGTTTTGCCGTGTATTCCCCAATAGCCTGGCTagtgattagttgggaatcagaatgaattgcgagcttccttaccgccaagtcttttgccattcgaaggcctgctagtAAGGCCTCGTACTCTACTTCattattggatgctttga is part of the Malus domestica chromosome 12, GDT2T_hap1 genome and encodes:
- the LOC139189926 gene encoding uncharacterized protein, with the translated sequence MLTPPSEDFWHLHVDGASNNKGSGAGMVLVTPDGSMLEHMITLCFKASNNEVEYEALLAGLRMAKDLAVRKLAIHSDSQLITSQAIGEYTAKHPRMAQYLEKVRQQLETF